The DNA window ATTGCAGACCCATACCAGATCATTACCTGGGTGCCGCCGGAAGGCGGAGGAGGCCCGCGCTATGAGCGAATGTAAGGGAGGCCTGGGGCCTGTGCAGCGGCAAATGCGCGGCCAGGGAGGATTGGCGGATTCGGGGTTGGGGTCGTGGTGAAAGCACCTGAGAAGCCCGTAACGGCTGCGGACGACGGGGACGGGAGGGAAGCTCGCGAGGGAGTCGAGCTGGCGGAAAATCCCCGCGAATTCACCCGCTGGCAGAAGTTTCAAATCTTCGCCGCCAGCCGAATTGGTTACCTTGCAGTCCTTTTGATTGGCCGTACGTTGCGTTGGCACGTGGAGGGCTGGGAAAACTGGGAAGCGGCGAACCGCGATGGGAAGGGCATCATTTACACCTTCTGGCATCGCGAGATCTTTGCCGCGTGCTGGTTCTGGCGACGGCGCGGCATTGTGGTGATGACCAGCCAGAATTTTGACGGTGAATACATTGCGCGCGTCATCGAGATGCACGGCTACGGAGCGTCGCGCGGCTCGAGCAGCCGGGGCGCCGGGCGCGCGCTGGCGGAGATGTCGCGCTGCCTGCGCTCGGGACGCGATGCGGCATTCACCATCGACGGGCCGCGCGGTCCGAGGTTTGTGGCCAAACGCGGATCGGTGATATTGTCGCGCTCGACCGGCGCTTCCATACTCTGCTTTCATATTGCACTCAAGGACGCGTACGTTTTCCACAAGAGCTGGGACCAGACGCAATTCCCCCACCCTTTCAGCCGCGCCGCCATCTTTATTGCTCCGCCGATTGTTGTGCCCGAGAGCGCTGACGAACATGAACAG is part of the Acidobacteriota bacterium genome and encodes:
- a CDS encoding DUF374 domain-containing protein; translated protein: MKAPEKPVTAADDGDGREAREGVELAENPREFTRWQKFQIFAASRIGYLAVLLIGRTLRWHVEGWENWEAANRDGKGIIYTFWHREIFAACWFWRRRGIVVMTSQNFDGEYIARVIEMHGYGASRGSSSRGAGRALAEMSRCLRSGRDAAFTIDGPRGPRFVAKRGSVILSRSTGASILCFHIALKDAYVFHKSWDQTQFPHPFSRAAIFIAPPIVVPESADEHEQNRKQEEVQNALDELRRRGEAWVAAG